A genomic stretch from Moraxella nasicaprae includes:
- the ispH gene encoding 4-hydroxy-3-methylbut-2-enyl diphosphate reductase: MKILLANPRGFCAGVDRAIAIVNEALRRFNPPIYVRHEVVHNKFVVEDLANRGAIFVEELDEVPDGAIVIFSAHGVSKAVEDEAARRDLTVFDATCPLVTKVHIEVGKFAKEGMDAILIGHAGHPEVEGTMGRFDESFGGRIHLVEDADDVAKLNLDGDKLAFVTQTTLSMDDTAVVIDALKNKYPSINAPRKDDICYATQNRQDAVKKLASQCQVVLVVGSPNSSNSNRLRELAERLGAKAYLIDNAAQMNQSWFEGIDSVGVTAGASAPEVLIQEVLDTLQAWGADSPTELSGIEENVTFSLPKSLTKAQGGNDAV, translated from the coding sequence ATGAAAATTTTATTGGCAAATCCACGAGGTTTTTGTGCTGGCGTGGACAGAGCGATTGCGATTGTGAATGAGGCGTTAAGACGCTTTAACCCGCCTATTTATGTGCGTCATGAAGTGGTGCATAATAAGTTTGTGGTGGAGGATTTGGCAAATCGTGGGGCGATTTTTGTAGAAGAGCTTGATGAAGTGCCTGATGGAGCCATCGTGATTTTTTCGGCACATGGGGTATCCAAAGCGGTCGAAGATGAGGCGGCTCGCCGTGATTTGACGGTGTTTGATGCCACCTGCCCATTGGTCACCAAAGTGCATATCGAAGTGGGGAAATTTGCCAAAGAGGGCATGGACGCCATTTTGATTGGACACGCTGGACACCCTGAGGTGGAAGGTACGATGGGGCGATTTGACGAAAGTTTTGGCGGTCGTATTCATCTGGTTGAAGATGCTGATGATGTTGCCAAGCTAAATCTTGATGGCGATAAGCTGGCATTTGTGACGCAAACCACTTTATCGATGGATGATACAGCGGTGGTGATTGATGCCTTAAAAAATAAATACCCAAGCATCAACGCACCACGCAAAGATGATATTTGCTATGCCACCCAAAACCGCCAAGATGCTGTCAAAAAACTTGCCAGTCAATGCCAAGTGGTGCTGGTGGTGGGCAGTCCTAATTCGTCAAATTCCAACCGTTTGCGTGAGCTTGCTGAGCGTTTGGGGGCTAAGGCTTATCTGATTGATAATGCTGCCCAAATGAATCAATCATGGTTTGAGGGTATTGACAGTGTTGGGGTGACGGCTGGGGCATCAGCACCAGAAGTGCTGATTCAAGAGGTGCTAGATACTTTGCAGGCATGGGGAGCAGATAGCCCAACAGAGCTTAGCGGTATTGAAGAAAATGTGACTTTTAGTTTGCCAAAATCACTCACCAAAGCACAAGGCGGCAATGATGCAGTTTGA
- a CDS encoding diaminobutyrate--2-oxoglutarate transaminase — MNTPVNPVPNATNEYYLNRQNAMESNVRSYPRKLPLAIAKAQGCWVTDVEGNEYLDCLAGAGTLALGHNHPATINAIKDVLDSGLPLHTLDITTPIKDAFTEKLLSFFPENFILQFCGPTGADGTEAAIKLAKTYTGRDNVIAFSGGYHGMTHGSLAMTGNLSAKEKVGNLMAGVQFMPYPHEYRCPLGLGGEAGVDALTYYFENFIEDVESGVVKPAAVILEAIQGEGGVVPAPKKWLQKIREVTAKHDIVLILDEVQAGFARSGKMFAFEHSGIVPDVVVMSKAVGGGLPLCVLAINKKFDAWLPAGHTGTFRGNQLAMAAGYNVLEEISKNNLAENARIQGEFLREKLNELAKTYPCIGNVRGRGLMTGIEIVDERKPADHMGSYPADAELAVAIQKACFDNKLLLERGGRGGTVVRLLCPITITREECELVIERFGKAVEQAVKAVRG; from the coding sequence ATGAATACTCCTGTTAATCCAGTTCCAAATGCCACCAACGAATATTATTTAAATCGCCAAAATGCGATGGAGTCCAATGTTCGTAGTTATCCTCGTAAACTTCCATTAGCAATCGCCAAAGCACAAGGGTGCTGGGTAACTGATGTGGAAGGCAATGAATACCTAGACTGTTTGGCAGGTGCTGGCACACTGGCACTAGGACATAATCATCCTGCCACCATTAACGCCATCAAAGATGTGCTAGACAGCGGTTTGCCACTGCACACCCTAGACATTACCACACCGATTAAAGATGCCTTTACCGAAAAATTATTGTCGTTTTTCCCAGAAAACTTCATTTTGCAATTTTGTGGCCCAACAGGGGCAGACGGCACAGAAGCCGCCATCAAACTTGCCAAGACCTACACAGGACGAGACAATGTCATTGCGTTCTCTGGCGGTTATCACGGTATGACGCACGGCTCTTTGGCGATGACAGGTAACCTTTCCGCCAAAGAAAAGGTGGGCAATCTGATGGCAGGCGTGCAGTTTATGCCTTATCCGCACGAATACCGTTGCCCGCTTGGATTGGGCGGTGAAGCAGGCGTGGACGCTTTGACTTATTATTTTGAAAACTTTATTGAAGATGTAGAATCTGGCGTGGTCAAGCCTGCCGCCGTTATCTTAGAAGCCATTCAAGGCGAAGGCGGTGTTGTCCCTGCTCCCAAAAAATGGCTCCAAAAAATCCGTGAAGTTACCGCCAAACACGACATTGTCCTTATCCTTGATGAAGTGCAAGCAGGCTTTGCTCGCTCTGGCAAGATGTTTGCCTTTGAACATTCAGGCATCGTCCCTGATGTGGTCGTGATGAGTAAGGCGGTGGGCGGTGGTTTGCCTTTGTGTGTGCTGGCGATTAACAAAAAATTTGATGCGTGGCTACCAGCAGGGCATACAGGCACTTTCCGTGGCAATCAGCTGGCGATGGCGGCAGGCTACAATGTGCTAGAAGAGATTAGCAAAAACAACCTTGCCGAAAACGCTCGTATTCAAGGCGAATTTTTGCGTGAAAAACTAAACGAACTTGCCAAAACCTATCCTTGTATTGGCAATGTGCGTGGTCGTGGTCTGATGACTGGCATTGAGATTGTGGACGAACGAAAACCTGCTGACCACATGGGTTCATATCCTGCCGATGCGGAGCTTGCGGTCGCCATTCAAAAGGCGTGCTTTGATAATAAGCTACTTCTTGAAAGGGGCGGTCGTGGCGGTACGGTCGTGCGTCTGCTTTGCCCGATTACGATTACTCGTGAAGAGTGTGAGCTTGTCATTGAACGCTTTGGCAAAGCGGTAGAGCAAGCGGTCAAAGCGGTGCGTGGTTAA
- a CDS encoding trimeric intracellular cation channel family protein, which produces MIALMEYVRPDVMIYLLDMVGVVACAIAATTLAMHKQFDFFGCILVSMVNAIGGGTLRDVMLDRHPLFWMQDLNYLLVITVASLLCQMFFHKIGRIDNALKFFDAIGLAAFSVIGLTVALSFEAHPLIAVMMAVLTSIAGGIMRDMICNEIPMVLQKEIYISASIFGSALYLGLAHFAVIDWIKETVALISIFGVRMLAVKFDWHLPSIQLKKPSAN; this is translated from the coding sequence ATGATTGCTTTGATGGAATATGTCCGTCCAGATGTGATGATTTATCTGCTGGATATGGTCGGCGTGGTGGCGTGTGCCATTGCTGCAACCACCCTTGCCATGCACAAACAATTTGACTTTTTTGGCTGTATTTTGGTCTCAATGGTCAATGCCATCGGAGGTGGTACTTTGCGTGATGTCATGCTAGACAGACACCCATTATTTTGGATGCAAGATTTGAATTATCTGCTGGTCATCACGGTTGCCTCTTTGCTGTGTCAGATGTTTTTTCACAAAATTGGACGCATTGATAATGCCCTAAAATTCTTTGACGCCATTGGCTTAGCAGCATTTAGCGTGATTGGTCTGACGGTGGCTTTATCATTTGAGGCACACCCTTTGATTGCTGTGATGATGGCGGTCTTAACCAGCATTGCTGGCGGTATCATGCGTGATATGATTTGCAACGAAATTCCAATGGTGCTACAAAAAGAGATTTATATTAGTGCCAGTATTTTTGGTTCCGCTTTGTATCTTGGCTTAGCACATTTTGCTGTGATTGATTGGATTAAAGAAACGGTAGCATTGATAAGCATATTTGGCGTGCGTATGCTGGCGGTAAAATTTGACTGGCATTTGCCTTCTATCCAATTAAAAAAGCCATCAGCCAATTAA
- the rpoZ gene encoding DNA-directed RNA polymerase subunit omega, which produces MARVTIEDCLSQVDNRFELILVASKRARQLANGKVEPTVVVENDKPTVLALREIAAGNVSKDILDEPDDGLFKVVQSFELTPEQLGNKL; this is translated from the coding sequence ATGGCACGAGTTACCATTGAAGATTGTCTATCACAAGTCGATAATCGTTTTGAGTTGATTTTGGTGGCTAGCAAGCGTGCTCGCCAACTTGCCAATGGCAAAGTCGAACCAACCGTCGTGGTAGAAAACGATAAGCCGACCGTCTTGGCACTGCGTGAGATTGCCGCTGGTAATGTCTCTAAGGATATTTTGGACGAGCCAGATGATGGTTTGTTCAAAGTGGTGCAGTCATTTGAACTAACCCCAGAACAACTGGGCAATAAGCTGTAA
- the queE gene encoding 7-carboxy-7-deazaguanine synthase QueE has protein sequence MKTKHTVNISTFSTAPLRNTKIPTSDPQAGLKLTEIFYSLQGEALSAGLPTIFVRLTGCPLRCVYCDTTYSFTGGQRFSIEQIINEVGRYPCKRICITGGEPLAQPNAIALMERLLSLGYEISLETAGALSVQNVPIQVSKVMDLKTPSSGEVDKNLWENIDYLTPHDQLKIVIADRADYDWAVAKLHQYELDKKVGTVWFSPMFEIDERKSDVPSIAVQLAEWILADALPVRYQLQLHKIIWADAKGK, from the coding sequence ATGAAAACTAAACACACCGTGAATATTAGCACTTTTTCAACCGCTCCCCTAAGAAACACCAAAATCCCCACCAGCGATCCACAAGCAGGGCTAAAACTGACCGAGATTTTTTATTCCTTGCAAGGCGAGGCGTTAAGTGCTGGACTGCCCACCATTTTTGTGCGATTGACAGGCTGTCCGCTGCGTTGTGTATATTGCGACACGACCTATTCCTTTACAGGCGGACAACGGTTTAGCATTGAGCAAATCATCAATGAAGTCGGTCGCTATCCTTGCAAACGCATCTGTATCACAGGCGGTGAACCACTTGCCCAGCCCAACGCCATCGCCTTAATGGAGCGACTGCTTTCCTTAGGCTATGAAATCTCGCTAGAAACAGCTGGGGCGTTGAGCGTGCAAAATGTACCCATTCAAGTATCCAAAGTGATGGATTTAAAAACCCCATCATCTGGCGAAGTGGATAAAAATTTATGGGAAAATATTGACTACCTAACCCCACACGACCAACTAAAAATCGTCATCGCTGACCGTGCTGATTATGACTGGGCGGTGGCGAAATTACACCAATATGAGCTGGATAAGAAAGTTGGCACAGTATGGTTTTCGCCAATGTTTGAGATTGATGAACGCAAATCCGATGTGCCAAGCATTGCTGTGCAACTGGCAGAATGGATTTTAGCAGACGCTCTACCCGTGCGTTATCAATTACAGCTGCACAAAATCATCTGGGCAGACGCTAAGGGCAAATAA
- the leuE gene encoding leucine efflux protein LeuE, protein MFGITDLTAYLLAVVMIIILPGVNSLYCLSVSATHGKKAGAMAAAGIVFGDSILILATVLGAGTMLKLYPTVFEIIKLLGGLYLAYLGIRLLMGVYQLHRSPHKSSNQPKQIGRQNYFTKALTLSLTNPKAILFLLSFFVQFVDTNYPKPYLTFFILAMILQFISISYLGLLIVVGKTLADKFANRPIWSMIGMSLIGVLFLGFAVNMWASKLS, encoded by the coding sequence GTGTTTGGCATCACTGACCTAACCGCCTACTTGCTGGCGGTTGTGATGATTATTATTTTACCAGGTGTCAATAGCTTGTACTGTTTATCGGTGTCTGCCACGCACGGCAAAAAAGCAGGGGCAATGGCAGCGGCTGGTATCGTGTTTGGCGATAGTATCTTAATCCTTGCTACTGTACTGGGTGCAGGCACCATGCTAAAACTGTATCCTACGGTGTTTGAAATCATCAAACTGCTTGGCGGTCTGTATCTGGCGTATCTTGGCATTCGTCTGCTGATGGGTGTATATCAGCTCCATCGTAGCCCTCACAAATCGTCCAATCAGCCCAAACAAATTGGTCGTCAAAATTATTTTACCAAAGCCTTGACGCTTAGCCTAACCAACCCAAAAGCCATCTTATTCTTGCTGTCATTCTTTGTGCAATTTGTTGATACTAATTACCCCAAGCCCTATCTGACCTTTTTTATTTTGGCGATGATTTTGCAGTTCATCAGTATCAGCTATCTTGGCTTGCTGATTGTCGTGGGCAAAACGCTGGCGGATAAATTTGCCAATCGTCCAATCTGGTCAATGATTGGCATGAGTCTGATTGGCGTGCTGTTTTTGGGATTTGCGGTGAATATGTGGGCGAGTAAATTAAGCTGA
- the gmk gene encoding guanylate kinase, protein MSKLFIITAASGTGKTSLVKELLATTDNLSVSISHTTRQPRPAEENGVHYHFVDVAQFEQLLADEAFLEHAQVFDNYYGTSKQAVQSLLDQGIDVILEIDWQGALQVKQKFTDAVMIFILPPSREALRSRLSNRGQDSNEVIEKRLAGSLTEMRQYDKFDYVVINDEFAVALSDLQTIVRCHRLSTQNQQRTQAKLLGELLG, encoded by the coding sequence ATGAGCAAATTATTCATCATTACCGCAGCCTCTGGCACGGGCAAAACCAGCCTTGTCAAAGAACTGCTTGCCACCACAGACAATCTAAGCGTCAGTATTTCGCACACCACCCGCCAGCCACGCCCTGCCGAAGAAAATGGCGTACATTATCATTTTGTCGATGTCGCCCAATTTGAGCAGCTGCTTGCTGATGAAGCCTTTTTGGAGCACGCCCAAGTATTTGACAACTACTACGGTACTTCCAAACAAGCGGTGCAGTCACTGCTTGACCAAGGCATTGATGTAATTTTGGAAATCGACTGGCAAGGAGCGTTGCAAGTCAAACAAAAATTTACCGATGCGGTGATGATTTTCATTCTACCGCCAAGTCGTGAAGCCTTGCGTAGTCGCCTATCCAATCGTGGGCAAGATAGCAATGAGGTCATCGAAAAACGCTTGGCTGGCTCATTGACCGAAATGCGTCAGTACGACAAATTTGACTATGTGGTCATCAATGATGAATTTGCGGTGGCATTGTCTGATTTACAAACCATCGTTCGTTGCCATCGTCTTAGCACCCAAAACCAGCAACGCACCCAAGCCAAATTGCTTGGCGAATTGCTTGGCTAA
- the recJ gene encoding single-stranded-DNA-specific exonuclease RecJ: protein MQFEPKRLTLTHRCLDKPSQQMIYDVGFESIARVLLARQVHQVSELDMNIGALLPAADLLGIDEAITLIDDAIDHRQKILIIGDFDCDGATSTALMVRALREMGAMVEFLVPDRFKFGYGLTPEIVKHGAALYQPNLIITVDNGISSHDGVQTAKELGIKVVITDHHLTTKPSPPADAVVNPNQLDCTFGSKWLVGVGVAFYVMGRLAKHRRTLGKSTTNVSQYLDLVALGTVADLGVLDHNNRILVTHGLNAIRQGRACVGILAILEQSSRDHETITSEDFGFAIAPRINAAGRMDNMRIGVDCLLADDWGEAHRLALELGKLNQSRRSIETAMKDEAIAIIEKLPNLSGDDQDKAVVLYQDNWHQGVIGIVAGRIKENLYRPSIVFAPADTEKTGDDDWIKGSARSIAGVHIRDMIEAVAIEEPELIEHFGGHAMAAGLTIKKANFDRFARLFCQKVASLDESVFCEQKYTDGELFADEFSLHFAHQLKNISVWGNGFAPPSFDGEFEVLNHRVLRDKHLKLSLRQKGVQYPIDAIWFNYDASVWDYRASKIHILYAVDINEWQGNQSLQLIVKDLAVLQIVDFV from the coding sequence ATGCAGTTTGAGCCAAAACGCCTCACCCTAACACATCGCTGTTTGGACAAACCCAGCCAGCAGATGATTTATGATGTGGGGTTTGAATCCATTGCTCGGGTGCTGCTGGCTCGTCAGGTGCATCAGGTGAGCGAACTGGACATGAATATTGGGGCATTGTTGCCTGCTGCTGATTTGCTGGGCATCGATGAAGCGATTACATTGATTGATGATGCCATCGACCATCGCCAAAAAATCTTAATTATTGGTGATTTTGATTGTGATGGAGCGACCAGTACCGCCCTGATGGTGCGAGCATTGCGAGAAATGGGGGCGATGGTTGAGTTCTTGGTGCCTGACCGTTTCAAATTTGGCTATGGTCTAACCCCAGAGATTGTCAAGCATGGAGCAGCGTTATATCAGCCCAATCTTATCATCACGGTGGATAATGGCATTTCAAGCCATGATGGTGTGCAGACTGCCAAAGAGTTGGGTATTAAGGTTGTGATTACCGACCACCACTTGACAACCAAGCCATCGCCACCTGCTGATGCGGTGGTCAATCCTAATCAGCTTGATTGCACTTTTGGTAGTAAATGGCTGGTGGGCGTGGGTGTGGCGTTTTATGTGATGGGCAGGCTTGCCAAGCACAGACGCACGCTGGGCAAAAGCACAACGAATGTCAGTCAATATCTAGACCTTGTGGCACTTGGCACGGTGGCGGATTTGGGTGTGCTTGACCATAATAATCGCATTTTGGTCACGCATGGATTGAATGCCATTCGTCAAGGGCGTGCGTGCGTGGGAATTTTGGCGATTTTGGAGCAGTCGTCCAGAGACCACGAGACCATCACTAGCGAGGATTTTGGTTTTGCCATCGCTCCACGCATCAATGCCGCAGGGCGTATGGATAACATGCGTATTGGCGTGGATTGTTTGTTGGCGGACGATTGGGGCGAAGCACATCGGTTGGCGTTGGAATTGGGTAAACTCAATCAAAGTCGCCGCAGTATTGAGACTGCGATGAAAGATGAGGCGATTGCCATCATTGAAAAATTGCCCAATCTATCAGGCGATGACCAAGACAAAGCAGTGGTGCTGTATCAAGATAATTGGCATCAAGGCGTGATTGGTATCGTGGCAGGTCGCATCAAGGAAAATCTATATCGCCCCAGCATTGTATTTGCCCCTGCCGACACCGAAAAAACAGGCGATGATGATTGGATTAAGGGTTCAGCTCGCTCCATCGCAGGCGTGCATATTCGTGACATGATTGAGGCGGTTGCCATCGAAGAGCCAGAGCTGATTGAGCATTTTGGTGGTCATGCGATGGCGGCTGGTCTGACCATCAAAAAAGCCAATTTTGACAGATTTGCACGATTATTTTGCCAAAAGGTTGCCAGTCTTGATGAATCGGTATTTTGTGAACAAAAATACACCGATGGCGAGCTATTTGCCGATGAATTTAGTCTGCATTTTGCCCATCAGCTCAAAAACATCAGCGTTTGGGGCAATGGCTTTGCACCGCCCAGTTTTGATGGTGAGTTTGAGGTATTAAACCACAGAGTGCTTAGGGATAAACACCTAAAATTAAGCCTAAGACAAAAAGGTGTGCAATACCCGATTGATGCGATTTGGTTTAATTATGATGCGTCTGTTTGGGATTATCGTGCCAGCAAAATACATATTTTGTATGCGGTGGACATCAATGAATGGCAGGGCAATCAAAGTTTGCAGCTGATTGTCAAGGATTTGGCGGTGTTGCAGATTGTGGATTTTGTGTGA
- a CDS encoding Rid family detoxifying hydrolase, producing MTKQAIHTDQAPAAVGTYSQAIKVGNVVYISGQLGLDPVSMTLKDGFEAQARQAFDNLEAIAKAAGGSLNDTVKFNVSLTDLADFAVLNAVFEERLTAPYPARAAVQVAALPKGGVVEIEAILHL from the coding sequence ATGACTAAACAAGCCATTCATACCGACCAAGCCCCTGCGGCGGTTGGCACTTATTCACAAGCCATCAAAGTTGGCAATGTGGTCTATATCTCAGGTCAGCTTGGTCTAGACCCTGTGAGCATGACCCTTAAAGATGGCTTTGAAGCCCAAGCTCGCCAAGCCTTTGATAACCTAGAAGCCATCGCAAAAGCGGCTGGCGGTAGCCTAAATGACACCGTCAAGTTTAATGTCTCTTTGACAGATTTGGCAGATTTTGCGGTACTCAATGCGGTGTTTGAAGAACGCCTAACCGCCCCATATCCTGCTCGTGCCGCTGTGCAAGTTGCCGCTTTGCCAAAAGGTGGCGTGGTCGAGATTGAGGCCATTTTGCATCTATAA
- a CDS encoding RelA/SpoT family protein, producing the protein MSYQYQPNAIPESLSHPLVDEARDGLMQAVSYLSASERQDVLRACYFGDVAHILDKRKSGEPYITHPIAVAEILAGFRLDRDTIIAAILHDTVEDTEVTEELLVQEFGEVVARLVDGVTKLKSSTMNKQQSQAATFHKILTATLIDPRVLIVKLSDRLHNMSTLDAVRPDKKIRTASETLDFYVPFARVMGLNNIADYIELLCYRNLNESMYNKFSDKLLQHGLGRQFQKTEISTYLQSLLAQLNLNGHVQVLDNRPSMYRQFFKNRGEINRLIRQYDFEVVLDDIESCDKLANHLIRQYQIQDKQIQDNIREPLAGGNQSLTLIYEKDYNHIKVTLMTKRMQEAARLGVISRDRTDVSHSVIQASLRNMQDLASSGNLNDSEAQIETINELISYLHERKIVCYSPQGHAYELPRGATALDFAYAVGPAIGNIATGADINNQHGRLGNVLADGDTVSIDTDPNARPQARWLGFVATNKARSEILKYLKHLPESDKILYGKQALDQALQPYDKSINDINADDWANILAWRGLQHSDELFIQLATGVLLPQLVVSRLFSEEVDSADKQAITQSKHLLAGIKGVEVDFARCCNPIYGDGIVGHISRQGLVVHRHKCYSLAAIRTDNPYQVIQLNWKADIPNNQNHQLHFPATLRIYAMLNEEQISQAIYELRALNIGVETTAVKADKDQEKDSKIGTTTLQIVVRSRAHLEEGIDKLRQLLDYPNIMRLYQ; encoded by the coding sequence ATGTCTTATCAATACCAGCCAAACGCCATTCCAGAATCATTAAGCCACCCGCTGGTCGATGAAGCTCGTGATGGTCTGATGCAAGCGGTCAGTTACCTGTCTGCATCAGAACGCCAAGATGTACTTAGAGCCTGCTATTTTGGCGATGTGGCTCATATCTTGGATAAACGAAAGTCAGGCGAACCCTACATCACCCACCCCATTGCTGTGGCGGAGATTTTGGCGGGATTTCGCTTGGATAGAGACACCATCATCGCAGCGATTTTACACGACACGGTCGAGGACACCGAAGTGACCGAAGAGCTTTTGGTGCAAGAATTTGGCGAAGTGGTTGCACGCCTTGTCGATGGCGTAACCAAGCTCAAAAGCTCCACGATGAATAAACAACAAAGCCAAGCGGCGACTTTTCATAAGATTTTGACCGCCACGCTCATCGACCCACGAGTATTGATTGTCAAACTGTCTGACCGTCTGCACAATATGTCCACGCTAGATGCGGTGCGTCCCGACAAAAAAATTCGCACCGCCAGCGAGACCTTGGATTTTTATGTGCCATTTGCTCGTGTGATGGGGCTTAATAACATCGCTGACTATATTGAGCTGCTGTGCTATCGCAATCTTAATGAAAGCATGTACAACAAATTTAGCGATAAATTGCTACAACACGGTTTGGGTCGTCAATTTCAAAAAACCGAAATCAGCACCTACCTACAAAGCCTATTGGCACAGCTAAACCTCAATGGTCATGTGCAAGTGCTGGATAATCGCCCATCAATGTACCGACAATTTTTCAAAAATCGTGGCGAAATCAACCGCCTAATCCGACAATACGATTTTGAAGTGGTGCTGGACGACATCGAATCGTGCGACAAACTTGCCAATCATCTGATTCGACAATATCAGATTCAAGACAAGCAAATCCAAGACAATATCCGTGAGCCCCTAGCAGGCGGCAATCAATCTTTGACCCTCATCTACGAAAAAGATTACAATCACATCAAAGTTACCTTGATGACCAAGCGAATGCAAGAAGCAGCAAGACTGGGGGTCATCAGTCGAGATCGCACCGATGTCAGTCATTCTGTCATTCAAGCCAGCCTAAGAAATATGCAAGATTTGGCAAGTTCTGGCAATCTTAATGACAGTGAAGCACAGATTGAAACCATCAATGAGCTTATCAGCTATCTGCACGAGAGAAAAATCGTCTGTTACAGCCCACAAGGACACGCTTACGAGTTGCCTCGTGGTGCGACAGCATTGGACTTTGCTTACGCAGTCGGTCCTGCCATTGGTAATATTGCCACAGGGGCAGACATCAACAATCAACACGGCAGACTGGGTAATGTGCTTGCCGATGGCGACACAGTCAGCATTGATACCGACCCAAATGCCAGACCACAAGCCAGATGGCTGGGTTTTGTGGCAACCAACAAGGCTCGCAGCGAAATCCTAAAATACCTAAAACACCTGCCAGAATCTGACAAAATTCTCTATGGTAAGCAGGCACTTGACCAAGCCTTGCAGCCATATGACAAATCCATCAATGACATCAACGCAGATGACTGGGCAAATATCCTAGCATGGCGTGGCTTGCAGCATTCTGATGAACTGTTCATTCAGCTTGCCACAGGGGTGCTGTTGCCTCAGTTGGTCGTCTCTCGTCTATTTAGCGAAGAGGTGGACAGTGCGGACAAACAAGCCATCACCCAAAGTAAGCATCTACTGGCAGGCATCAAAGGCGTAGAGGTAGATTTTGCTCGTTGCTGCAATCCCATCTATGGCGATGGCATTGTTGGACATATTTCACGACAAGGCTTGGTTGTACATCGTCATAAATGCTACTCACTTGCCGCCATTCGCACGGACAACCCCTATCAGGTCATTCAGCTTAATTGGAAAGCTGACATACCCAACAATCAAAATCATCAGTTGCACTTTCCAGCAACTCTACGCATCTATGCCATGCTAAACGAAGAACAAATCAGCCAAGCCATCTATGAACTTCGTGCATTAAACATCGGTGTCGAAACAACCGCCGTCAAGGCAGATAAAGACCAAGAAAAAGACAGCAAAATTGGCACAACCACCCTACAAATCGTGGTACGCTCTCGTGCCCACCTAGAAGAAGGTATTGACAAATTGCGTCAATTATTAGATTATCCCAATATCATGCGACTGTACCAATGA
- a CDS encoding Dyp-type peroxidase encodes MTITPQSAIIPDHCRAGIFMEGDVTNFDKGQLANACQQALIALNNLQNQYPNENLGLTIGFGSDAWQMLGHADEGSQIKPFRPLGNGLAPATQHDVLFHIQSLRHDINFSLAKELVAIFEPILDIKSETHGFRWVEERGLDGFVDGTENPQGDHIADVAVIKEGKDAGGSYVMVQKYRHDLKKWDKLPINDQENCIGRSKHDNIEFDKKDRLTESHLGRTNLKEDGKTLEIVRRSLPFGTVTGEHGLMFIAYASRLWNIEAQLLSMFGETDGQIDLLLKHISTAVSGGYYYAPSVERLQNL; translated from the coding sequence ATGACAATCACTCCCCAATCTGCCATTATCCCTGACCATTGCCGAGCTGGGATTTTTATGGAAGGCGATGTGACCAACTTCGACAAAGGTCAGCTTGCCAATGCCTGCCAACAAGCCCTCATCGCCCTGAACAACCTACAAAATCAATACCCTAACGAAAATCTGGGTCTGACCATTGGTTTTGGGTCAGATGCTTGGCAGATGCTTGGTCATGCTGATGAAGGTAGTCAAATCAAACCATTTCGTCCACTGGGCAATGGACTGGCTCCTGCCACACAGCACGATGTCTTATTTCATATCCAATCACTTCGCCATGACATCAATTTTAGCTTAGCAAAAGAGTTGGTGGCGATTTTTGAGCCAATATTGGACATCAAATCCGAAACGCACGGCTTTCGCTGGGTAGAAGAGCGTGGCTTGGACGGCTTTGTTGATGGCACAGAAAACCCACAAGGCGATCACATTGCCGATGTTGCTGTCATCAAAGAAGGCAAAGATGCTGGCGGTAGCTATGTGATGGTACAAAAATATCGCCACGACCTAAAAAAATGGGACAAACTACCCATCAACGACCAAGAAAACTGTATCGGTCGTAGCAAACACGACAACATCGAATTTGACAAAAAAGACCGTCTGACTGAGTCGCATTTGGGTCGCACCAACCTCAAAGAAGATGGCAAAACCCTAGAAATCGTCCGCCGTAGCCTGCCTTTTGGTACAGTGACAGGCGAACATGGTCTGATGTTCATCGCTTATGCGTCTCGACTATGGAACATTGAAGCTCAACTGCTCAGCATGTTTGGCGAAACCGATGGTCAGATTGACCTATTGCTCAAACACATCAGCACAGCAGTTTCTGGCGGTTATTATTACGCACCGTCCGTTGAGCGACTACAAAACCTTTGA